A genomic window from Candidatus Pelagisphaera phototrophica includes:
- a CDS encoding pyruvate carboxylase: MKKLLAANRSEIAVRIFRSATELGYRTVAIYANEDRFGVHRFKADEAYLIGQGKGPVAAYLDIPNIIDLAKAKKVDLVHPGYGFLSENAHFARSCEENGITFVGPNAELLERMGDKIEARKIAEGANVPTLPGTPDPVADSSKAIKMAHKIGFPLIIKAAFGGGGRGMRVVDDQKDLKSLLEEAQGEAERAFGNSAVFLERYIKRAKHIEVQILGDKHGNVVHLHERDCSVQRRHQKVVEVAPSIGLPEKTRLELCEAAVKIAKSIGYYSAGTVEFLLDADTNDWFFIEMNPRIQVEHTVTEVITGIDIVRSQVLIAQGHSLFSDEIGIPLQDDIPRNGYAIQARVTTEDPEHNFAPDYGKIVNYRSAAGFGIRLDGAMGETGAVITPFYDSLLVKLTASARTFDLAIQRMDRGLREMRIRGVKTNIPFIENVIHHDTFRSGEAITTLIDTTPELFKFHRRRDRATKLLNLLGETIVNGNPQVKNRPVPSMSLPVIAPAYDPKAPKPKGTRDYLLKHGPEKFAEWTRKQSRLLITDTTLRDAHQSLLAARLRTFDMLRVADSIAQNAHNLYSLECWGGATFDTCMRFLQEDPFQRLRDLREKIPNVCFQMLLRGANGVGYSNYPDNVIRGFVKHSAEAGMDIFRIFDSLNYLPNLKIAMEAVRKDTGSICEATVCYTGDILDSDRNKYTMEYYISFAKELEKMGAHILALKDMSGLCHPKAAYKLIKALRSEIAIPVHFHTHDTSGIASASIVKAAEAGVDIVDLSIASLSGLTAQANLNSIVKAFVGDKRDTRLDQEYLDQLSIYWEAVRQFYEPFDTSPKFGTAEVYGHEMPGGQYTNLREQARALGLGARWTEVVRYYEEVNQILGDIVKVTPSSKVVGDLAMFLLTKGVEPKDMVNLPEGTSFPESVMDMLSGGLGQPMGGWPKAVQKVVLGNRKAHKGRPGARAPKVDFDKVREEVTAITKRKCTDDELWEYLMYPDVFKSLVASIRKYGQASGLPTPAFFYGLKPGEEISVEIEEGKTLIVKLIYVSEPNDDGERILTFELNGKARECVITDTSITIESKRREKADSADSKQIGAPIPAMVSGLSVTVGTKVAKGDKLAILEAMKMQTTVYAQEDGVIDQIAVQVGDQVESKDLLIALR, from the coding sequence ATGAAGAAACTCCTTGCCGCCAACCGCAGCGAAATTGCCGTCCGTATTTTTCGCAGCGCGACTGAACTAGGCTACCGCACCGTAGCCATCTACGCGAATGAGGATCGCTTCGGAGTCCATCGCTTCAAAGCAGACGAAGCCTATTTAATCGGCCAAGGCAAAGGCCCAGTAGCTGCCTACCTAGACATTCCGAACATCATCGACCTCGCCAAAGCAAAGAAGGTCGATCTCGTGCATCCGGGCTATGGCTTCCTCTCTGAGAATGCCCACTTCGCACGATCTTGCGAAGAGAACGGAATCACCTTTGTCGGTCCCAATGCTGAGCTGCTAGAGCGGATGGGTGACAAGATTGAAGCCCGCAAAATCGCAGAAGGTGCCAATGTTCCTACTCTCCCAGGAACACCTGATCCAGTCGCAGATTCTTCAAAGGCGATTAAGATGGCACACAAAATTGGCTTTCCTCTTATCATTAAGGCTGCCTTTGGCGGAGGGGGTCGTGGAATGCGAGTCGTCGACGATCAAAAAGACCTGAAATCGCTCCTTGAGGAAGCTCAGGGTGAGGCCGAACGTGCTTTCGGCAACTCAGCAGTATTTCTTGAACGCTACATCAAACGGGCCAAGCACATCGAAGTGCAGATACTCGGAGACAAGCACGGGAACGTCGTCCATCTTCACGAGCGTGACTGCTCCGTACAACGCCGCCACCAGAAGGTAGTGGAAGTCGCCCCCTCCATTGGACTACCAGAGAAGACTCGACTCGAACTCTGCGAAGCTGCCGTCAAAATTGCCAAATCGATCGGCTACTACAGTGCGGGTACTGTTGAGTTTCTTCTCGATGCTGATACCAACGATTGGTTCTTCATCGAGATGAATCCTCGTATTCAGGTTGAGCATACCGTCACCGAAGTCATAACCGGAATCGACATCGTACGCAGCCAAGTGCTGATCGCCCAGGGGCACTCACTCTTCAGCGACGAAATTGGAATTCCGCTACAGGACGATATACCGAGAAATGGCTATGCGATTCAGGCCCGTGTCACTACGGAAGATCCCGAACACAATTTCGCGCCCGACTATGGCAAAATCGTCAACTACCGAAGCGCGGCTGGCTTTGGCATTCGCTTGGATGGAGCCATGGGCGAAACGGGAGCAGTTATCACACCCTTCTACGATTCTCTCTTGGTCAAGCTGACCGCATCCGCTCGGACTTTCGACTTAGCCATTCAGCGAATGGATCGTGGTTTAAGGGAGATGCGTATCCGAGGGGTCAAGACAAACATCCCGTTTATTGAAAACGTCATTCACCACGACACTTTTAGGTCCGGAGAGGCGATCACTACTTTGATCGATACGACGCCGGAGCTATTTAAATTCCATCGCAGACGCGACCGAGCTACAAAGCTCCTCAACTTGCTCGGCGAAACGATTGTGAACGGGAATCCCCAGGTAAAGAACCGTCCGGTTCCCTCAATGAGTCTCCCGGTCATCGCTCCCGCCTACGACCCAAAGGCACCCAAACCCAAAGGAACACGCGACTATCTCTTAAAGCACGGTCCGGAAAAGTTCGCCGAGTGGACTCGCAAGCAATCCAGGCTTTTGATTACCGATACGACACTACGGGATGCCCACCAGTCGCTCCTTGCCGCTCGTTTGCGGACTTTCGATATGCTTCGTGTGGCTGACAGCATTGCTCAAAACGCCCACAACCTTTACAGTCTCGAATGCTGGGGTGGCGCGACATTCGACACGTGCATGCGCTTTTTGCAGGAAGATCCCTTCCAGCGACTACGAGACCTTAGGGAAAAGATTCCCAATGTCTGTTTTCAGATGCTTCTACGTGGAGCTAATGGAGTTGGGTATTCAAACTATCCCGACAATGTAATTCGTGGATTCGTAAAACACTCCGCAGAGGCCGGCATGGATATATTCCGGATTTTCGATTCGCTCAACTACCTGCCCAATCTCAAGATTGCGATGGAAGCAGTGCGAAAAGACACTGGATCGATTTGCGAGGCCACCGTTTGCTACACAGGCGACATTCTAGATTCCGATCGCAACAAGTACACCATGGAATACTATATCTCCTTCGCCAAGGAGCTAGAGAAGATGGGGGCGCACATTCTAGCGCTCAAAGACATGTCCGGTCTTTGCCACCCCAAAGCAGCCTACAAATTAATCAAAGCTCTCCGCTCGGAGATCGCTATTCCTGTACACTTCCACACCCACGACACCAGTGGCATCGCCTCAGCATCGATCGTCAAAGCCGCTGAAGCCGGCGTCGATATCGTGGACCTTTCCATCGCGTCCCTGTCCGGTCTCACTGCGCAAGCGAACCTGAATTCGATCGTAAAAGCCTTCGTTGGCGACAAGCGGGACACTCGGCTCGATCAAGAGTACCTGGATCAACTCTCTATCTATTGGGAGGCAGTTCGTCAATTCTATGAGCCTTTTGATACCAGCCCCAAATTTGGCACCGCGGAAGTCTACGGACACGAAATGCCGGGAGGACAATACACAAATCTGCGTGAGCAAGCGCGAGCTCTTGGATTGGGAGCCCGCTGGACCGAAGTCGTTCGCTACTACGAAGAGGTGAACCAAATTCTTGGGGACATCGTAAAGGTGACCCCTAGCAGTAAAGTAGTAGGCGATCTAGCGATGTTCCTCCTCACCAAAGGTGTAGAGCCCAAAGACATGGTGAACCTGCCCGAAGGAACTTCGTTCCCCGAGTCGGTCATGGACATGCTCTCCGGCGGCCTCGGTCAACCTATGGGCGGCTGGCCTAAGGCGGTACAGAAGGTTGTGCTTGGAAACCGCAAGGCTCATAAAGGCCGTCCTGGTGCCCGCGCTCCCAAGGTCGACTTCGACAAAGTGAGAGAAGAAGTTACTGCCATCACGAAGCGCAAGTGCACCGACGATGAACTCTGGGAGTACCTTATGTACCCGGATGTATTCAAAAGCCTCGTGGCATCGATAAGGAAATACGGACAGGCATCCGGTCTCCCGACACCGGCTTTCTTTTATGGGCTAAAGCCGGGTGAAGAAATATCCGTCGAAATCGAGGAAGGTAAGACCCTTATCGTCAAACTAATCTATGTGAGTGAGCCCAACGACGATGGAGAGCGCATTTTAACGTTCGAACTCAACGGTAAAGCCCGTGAATGCGTTATCACGGATACCTCGATCACCATCGAATCGAAGCGACGCGAAAAGGCGGACTCTGCGGACTCTAAACAGATCGGTGCGCCGATACCCGCCATGGTAAGCGGTCTCTCGGTAACAGTGGGCACCAAAGTAGCGAAGGGCGACAAACTCGCGATTCTGGAAGCAATGAAAATGCAAACCACCGTATACGCTCAGGAAGACGGGGTAATCGACCAGATCGCTGTCCAAGTGGGCGATCAAGTGGAAAGCAAAGACTTGCTCATCGCTTTACGATAA